A genome region from Pseudanabaena sp. Chao 1811 includes the following:
- a CDS encoding type II toxin-antitoxin system VapC family toxin, producing MAYLLDTNHCSYIINGDPKITDKLQSISSETVGVSIITQAELLYMAERSARKEKNLEAIQSFLSEVEIYFLDEETASIYSNLKAKVFNQFAPKDKSKRRSVTIENLGFTDHDLWIAATAIQYDLTLVSADSDFRRVYQVHTFSLDSWV from the coding sequence ATGGCTTATTTACTTGATACAAACCATTGCAGCTACATTATCAATGGTGATCCTAAGATTACGGATAAATTACAATCCATATCTTCTGAAACAGTTGGCGTTAGCATTATCACTCAAGCGGAACTGTTGTACATGGCTGAAAGATCAGCACGAAAGGAGAAAAATCTAGAGGCAATTCAAAGTTTTTTATCTGAGGTAGAGATTTATTTTCTTGATGAAGAAACTGCCAGTATTTACAGCAATCTTAAGGCAAAAGTTTTTAACCAATTTGCTCCAAAGGATAAAAGTAAACGCCGAAGTGTAACTATTGAAAATCTAGGATTCACCGATCATGATCTTTGGATTGCAGCAACAGCAATTCAGTATGATTTGACTTTAGTTTCCGCTGACAGTGATTTTAGGCGTGTTTATCAAGTACACACTTTCTCTTTAGACTCGTGGGTGTAG
- the chlG gene encoding chlorophyll synthase ChlG, translating to MSSPTPDVPASESRDARTRQMLGMKGADIKEASIWKIRLQLMKPITWIPLMWGVLCGAASSGEFIWSIENVLRSLLCMLMSGPLLTGYTQTINDYYDREIDAINEPYRPIPSGAIPLNQVIAQIWILLLGGIGVAAILDITAGHADFIMTKLALGGSFVAYIYSAPPLKLKQNGWLGNYALGASYIALPWWAGHALYGHLNWTVVVVTLIYSFAGLGIAVVNDFKSVEGDRELGLNSLPVIFGVQKAALISATAIDVFQIGIAVYLVTVGQQLLASLIVLLVIPQITFQDMYFLRDPLKNDVKYQASAQPFLVIGMLVAGIAMGHAGI from the coding sequence ATGTCGTCTCCAACCCCTGACGTACCAGCGAGCGAGTCTCGCGATGCCCGTACCCGCCAAATGCTCGGAATGAAAGGTGCGGACATTAAAGAAGCTTCGATCTGGAAGATCCGCTTGCAATTGATGAAACCGATTACATGGATACCCCTGATGTGGGGCGTACTCTGCGGTGCTGCCTCCTCTGGCGAGTTTATATGGTCAATTGAAAACGTATTGCGATCGCTACTTTGTATGCTCATGTCAGGTCCTCTACTGACGGGCTATACCCAGACGATTAATGATTATTACGATCGCGAAATTGACGCAATCAACGAGCCATATCGTCCGATTCCATCGGGAGCAATTCCCCTCAATCAAGTCATTGCTCAGATTTGGATTTTGTTACTCGGCGGTATTGGTGTAGCAGCAATTCTCGATATCACCGCAGGTCATGCCGACTTCATCATGACCAAATTAGCGCTGGGCGGCTCCTTCGTTGCCTATATCTACTCTGCACCACCTTTAAAGCTCAAGCAGAATGGTTGGCTTGGTAACTATGCCCTTGGAGCCAGCTATATCGCGTTACCTTGGTGGGCAGGTCATGCCCTCTACGGACATCTCAACTGGACAGTGGTAGTTGTGACCTTGATTTACAGCTTCGCAGGTTTAGGGATTGCGGTAGTTAACGACTTTAAGAGCGTTGAAGGCGATCGCGAATTAGGATTGAACTCTTTGCCCGTAATCTTTGGTGTGCAGAAGGCGGCGTTGATCTCCGCAACAGCGATCGATGTCTTCCAAATTGGAATTGCGGTGTATCTCGTCACGGTCGGACAGCAGCTATTAGCTAGCTTGATCGTGCTATTAGTGATTCCGCAGATTACCTTCCAAGATATGTACTTCCTGCGCGATCCACTTAAGAACGATGTCAAATATCAGGCAAGCGCTCAACCATTTCTGGTGATTGGGATGCTAGTCGCAGGTATTGCTATGGGACATGCGGGAATTTAA